Genomic segment of Trueperaceae bacterium:
CGAGAAGTTGAGCCGAAACACGTTGACTCCGGCCTCCAGCAGACGCTCGATCACCTCTGGCGAGTTCGAGACGGGGCCCAGGGTAGCGACGATCTTGGTGCAACGCCCCGCCCTCATCGCTTGAACGCCGCCTTGCCGAGGTAGCGTGCCGCGTCGCCAAGTTCGCTCTCGATGGCAAGCAGGCGGTTGTACTTGGCGATGCGATCGGAGCGGCTGGCCGAGCCCGTCTTGATCTGACCGGCGTTGACGGCCACGGCCAGGTCGGCGATGAAGGCGTCTTCGGTCTCGCCGGAGCGATGGCTCACTACGTTCCGGTAACCGTAGGTCTTCGCCAGCTCCATGGCGTCCATGGACTCCGTGAGCGTGCCTATCTGGTTGACCTTCACGAGGATGGCGTTCCCTACGGCCTCGTCGATGCCCCTCTGAAGACGGGCGCTGTTGGTGACGAACAGGTCGTCGCCGACGAGTTGTACACGGGTGCCGACGGCCTTGGTGAGCTTCGCCCAACCGGACCAGTCGTCCTCGGCGATGCCGTCCTCTATCGAGACGATAGGGTAGCGGTCGATCCAGTCGAGCCAGTAAGCGATCATGCCGTCAGAGTCGAACTCCCGGTTCTCGGCCTTGAGGACGTAACGTCCTTCGGAGAAGAACTCCGTGCTGGCAGGATCGAGGGCGATGCCTATCTCGTCACCGGGCGTGTAGCCGGCCTTCTCGATGGCCTCGAGGAGGACCTCTATCGCTTCCCTGTTGCTCTTCAGGTCGGGCGCGAAACCGCCCTCGTCGCCGACGTTGGTGTCGTAGCCGCGCTTGGAGAGGACCTTCTTCAGGCTGTGGAACGTCTCTACGCCGGCCCGCAGCGCGCTGCCGAAGGTGGAGAAGCCGAGCGGCACCAGCATGAACTCCTGCATGTCGACCGCGTTGTCGGCGTGCTTGCCGCCGTTGATGACGTTCATCAGAGGCACGGGGAGCACACGGCCGTTCGGGCCGCCCAGGTAGCGGTACAGGGGTAGATCGACGGCTTCCGCCGCCGCGCGCGCGGTAGCGAGGGAGACGGCGAGGATGGCGTTGGCGCCGAGCTCGGACTTGTTCGCGGTGCCGTCCAGCTCGCACATCGCACGGTCGACGGCCGCCTGCTCGAGGGCGTCGTAGCCGATCAGCTCGGGAGCGATGCGCTCGTTGACGTTCTGAACGGCCTTCAGGACACCCTTGCCGGCGTAACGGCCACCGCCGTCGCGCAGTTCGACGGCCTCGTGAGCTCCGGTGCTGGCACCGGACGGCACTAGCGCGGTCCCTGTAGCGCCGCTGGTCAAGGTCACCGTGGCTGCCACGGTCGGGTTACCGCGCGAGTCGAGCACCTCGAGCGCGCGCACGTCTTCGATGATCGTCATCGTTCCTCCTGGAACAGGTCTACGAGGTCCTGAGCGGCACGACCATGGCGAGGTAGCTGTTGTCGCCCAGGTCCGTGACCACGCTCGGAGCGGAGTTGGAGCCGGAGAAGCTCAAACGAACCTCGCCGTCCGCAGGGGAGAGCGCGTCCGTGAGGTACTTGCTGTTATAGGCCAGCACGATCTCCGGGTCCGTGCCTTCTTGCAGCACGGGCAGCGCTTCTTGGCTACGACCGAAGCTGCCCTCGGCCGTGATGCGCAACTCGCCGCCCTTCACGAACAGATCGACGCGGTTGTTGGTCGTCTTGTCGGCCATGAGCGCGACCCGCGCTACTGCCTCGGCGAGACGGCCGGCCTCCAAGGTGATGCTGACGGGAAAGGTCTTGGGAATGACGCGCTCGTAGTCGGGGAAGGTCCCGTCCATGAGCTTGAGGTTCAGGGAGTAGTTACCGTGCTGGACGGAAAGCTGACCGGACTCGAGCGCCAGCTTCACCTCACCGTCGCCGAGCACCCTCAGGAGCTCGTCCACGCTACGGGCAGGAACTATTACCTCGGAGCTCAAGCCGGTGCTTTCCTTGAGATCGTAGTAGGCGAGCCGGAAGCCGTCCGTTGCAACGGCCCGCGTGTGACCGTCGGCCAGTTCCAGCTTGACACCCCGAAAGACTGCTTGGAAGTCGGCTACCGAGGCGGCGTACTTCACGGCCGAGAGCGCCCTGGCAAGCTGCGCGGCCTCGATGCTGCCACCGAACTGCGTGCCGAAGTTCAGTACGGGTGCCGAAGATGGCGACATGAGTTGCAGCTTCGTCGAATAGGAACCGGAGCTTATCTGCATCTCGTCGTCGCCTAGGTCGAGCTGGACGTCCTCGCCCGGCAGGGCCCGCACTACTTGACTGAAGACGTGCCCGACGACGGCGTAACTGCCCCTGCCAGGGGCGTCTACGGCGAAGCGCGCGCGGATATCGACATCCATGTTCGACCCGCTGAGCTCCATGCCGTCCTCAGTGACGTCTATTCGCAGCAAGCTCAGCCCGGGGTTGCTGGACCGGCTGGGAACGATGCGTTCGACGCGTGCGAGTGTGTCGGCTAGGCTCTTCTTCGGGACGAGCACCTTCATGCGACTCTCCTGGGTTCCTTCTCCGCGTGCGCCTCACTCGGTTTCATCGGGGTTCTTTCCATGATATTCGCTTTCGTGAGGGTTGACGGGTGGCACGGACCGGTTGCCTCCAGGCTGTCGAAGCCTAGCTCCTGGTGCCAGAGCATACCCTGTTAAGCCCTTCCTGGCGAGGTTTCCACGCGCTCTAACCCCGTGTTTGACGCTTGACTCGAAACGGACCCGTTTCATCCCTAAGAAGGCTTACTAGGTTTCAGCCTAACTAGAGATCATGGGAGTCCTCCTAGTAGGGCCTGTGGAGACTGTGGATAACCGCTTGTCGAGCGTCGGGCACACGATCTGGGCTGTGGAGCAAACTGTGGACGATCAGGGATCGCCTGTGGAACAGCGTTCGACTCCTCCACCACCTTCAACAGCTGGGTACGACCCGGGGCTTTCCACAACCGGATCAACAGCTTCTCTACAAGATTGTCCGCAGGGTTATCCACAGGCAGTAAAGGAGGCAAGAGGGCTGCTCCGTGAGAGGGGATGGCTCTAGGTGGGGGATCGGGACGGAGGGGCAACGCTCAGACGAACGACTCGCGTAGGCTACGCACGGCCCGGCTGAGGTCACCCTCCTCCTGGATGACACCCTCGATCTTCTGTACCGCGTACATCACGGTCGAATGATCGCGGTCGGCGAAGTACTGCCCGATCTCGGGGTAGGAGTGGGTAGTCAACTCGCGGATCAGGTACATGGCGACCTGACGCGGTACCACCAGCTCCTGGCGCCTGCCTTTGCCACGCACGTCGTCCGGCTTGACGCCGAAGTGCTCGGCGGTTCGCTTGAGGATGTCTGGCATCGTCAGGTTGATGTCGCCTGGCGCGAAGACGTCTGAAAGGGCGCGTGCGACGGTCTGGCGGTTGAGGGGCGACTGGTTCATGGATGCGTAGACGATCGCGCGGACCAGGGCTCCCTCGAGCTCCCGGATGTTCGATGTCACATGCCTCGCTATGTAGTCGATGACCTCGGCCGGCACCTTGACGCCCCGGTACTCGGCGTTCATCCCTAGGATGGCGATGCGCGTCTCCAGCTCCGGAGCTTGGATGTCGGTTATCAGTCCCCACTCGAACCGGCTCCTGAGCCGCTTCTCCAGGGTCGGGATGTCCTTGGGCGGTCGATCAGAGGACACGATCAACTGCTTCCCCGATTCGTAGAGGGCGTTGAACGTGTGGAAGAACTCCTCTTGCGTGCGCTCCTTACCGGCGATGAACTGGATGTCGTCGATCAGGAGCAGATCAACGGTGCGATAGCGGTCGCGGAACTGCGTCATCCGGCGCTCGGCGATGGCAGTGATCAGGTCGTTGGTGAACGCCTCCGTGGTCACGTACTCGATCTGGAGGTCCGGCCGTGATTCGAACACGGCGTGCCCGACGGCGTGCATCAGGTGGGTCTTGCCCAGACCAGACTCCCCGTACAGGAAGAGGGGGTTGTAGGCGTGACCAGGTGCCTCGACCACGGCGCGTGCGGCCGCATGGGCGAGGTTGTTGTTGGGCCCGACGACGAAGTGCGAGAAGACGTACTTGGGGTTCAGTTTGGGGCGCCGGGTCTCGACGGAGCCCGCCGGCGTCTCGGGTGCCGGCGGCGCACTGAACATGTCCCGTTGCTCTATGACTTGACTGCCGATGACCTGGAACACGACGCGAGGTGGTTCGACGCCGAGGTCCCGGAGTGCAGCTTCGATCACGCCGCTGTAGTTGGACCTGAGCCAGTCGCGGGCGAACGAGTGCGGCACACCAAGGACGAACGCGCCGTCCTCGATGCCGTGTGGGCTCACCTGGCTGAACCACGTGCGGAACTCGACCTCGGGGATCTCGGCGCGGATGCGCGCGATGACGTCGTCCCACATCCCCTGTGCCTTGCCCGCCATCGCAAACCTTCCCCTTCCCAATACACCCTGCGAGACGCCGATTCTGCCACTGCCCGCTGCTCCGGGGCAAGCCCGCCGACCTCGGCAACGACTTCAAGATATGCGCCACGTTCCTGCCCTGCTGGGCGACGGTAGCCTCGAGCCAAGCTGCGCGTCACGGAACTCGGGGACGAGGACATCCGCACTGAGGACGCCCGCAAGACCGCCTCGCGCTGTCCCGGGCGGAACCGGGTGCATGGACCACCCCGACGCGTTAGGCGGCGGGTCCTGCGTGACGGGTAGTTCTCGCCCGGTTCAAGGGGCCAGCCCGGTGCTCGTTGGCCGACCGCTCGTCTTGAACTGCGTGCATGCTCGAAGGCCCTCGCAGGCGCCGTTGACCGAGCCAGTCTATCAGACGTCTCCCGCCTCCCGACTTGTCGTGGGGCCCCACGACAAGGATAGGTTGGCGGTCCTAGCCCGTCGTGCCGCTATCCCGGTGCGAAGTGACCTTGACCCCACCCTCGGGTTGTGAACCCCGGCGGCGAGTAGCAGCCGCGTCGGGACGAAGCCAGCGGCCAGAGACTGAAGCCAGCGGCCAGAGACTACGGAGGCCGGCGGCATGATTGGCCGGCGGCACGATCGTAGCGGCCTCGGGACGAAGCCAGGGGGTGGGGTCGACGACCGGTGGGGGACCCACCCGGGCAGAGAACTCAACCGCGACGCCGCCGCATGTGCCAGACAGCTATACTCGTGGGCGCTTGCGAGGTGTGGCCGCGGCCGCCCGAGCGGTTCCGCTCCGGTGTCAAGAGCAGATGTCGAGGGCAAAGGAGGGCAGGATGCGGCAGGAGTTCGATGTGGTCGTCGTTGGGGGCGGGCATGCGGGTATCGAGGCAACGATCGCCGCAGCTCGGCTCGGTGCCCGAACGGCGCTGGTCATCCCCAACCCCGACAAGATCGGCGTCATGCCGTGCAACCCGGCCATCGGTGGACCAGGGAAGTCGCAACTCGTCTTCGAGCTGCATGCCCTTGGTGGCGTGATGGGTAGGCTGGCGGACGAAACGGCCATCCATACACGCATGCTCAACGCCTCGAAGGGGGCGGCGGTGCAGTCGTTGCGCGTCCAGAACGAACGTGACGGGTACGCCGCCGCCGCCAGGGCCTTGGTGGAGAACGAGCCCCTCGTGGCCATCGTCCGCGCTGAGGTGGCCGAGCTGCTCACCTACGGAGCCTCTGTGACCGGTGTGCTGACGACCGACGGTCGAACGTTGGTCGCGCCGGCCGTCGTGCTCTGCACGGGAACTTTCCTGGCGGGCGTCGTCTGGTATGGGAAGAAGCAACGTCCGGCAGGTCGGCAGGGCGAG
This window contains:
- the eno gene encoding phosphopyruvate hydratase, with protein sequence MTIIEDVRALEVLDSRGNPTVAATVTLTSGATGTALVPSGASTGAHEAVELRDGGGRYAGKGVLKAVQNVNERIAPELIGYDALEQAAVDRAMCELDGTANKSELGANAILAVSLATARAAAEAVDLPLYRYLGGPNGRVLPVPLMNVINGGKHADNAVDMQEFMLVPLGFSTFGSALRAGVETFHSLKKVLSKRGYDTNVGDEGGFAPDLKSNREAIEVLLEAIEKAGYTPGDEIGIALDPASTEFFSEGRYVLKAENREFDSDGMIAYWLDWIDRYPIVSIEDGIAEDDWSGWAKLTKAVGTRVQLVGDDLFVTNSARLQRGIDEAVGNAILVKVNQIGTLTESMDAMELAKTYGYRNVVSHRSGETEDAFIADLAVAVNAGQIKTGSASRSDRIAKYNRLLAIESELGDAARYLGKAAFKR
- the dnaN gene encoding DNA polymerase III subunit beta, yielding MKVLVPKKSLADTLARVERIVPSRSSNPGLSLLRIDVTEDGMELSGSNMDVDIRARFAVDAPGRGSYAVVGHVFSQVVRALPGEDVQLDLGDDEMQISSGSYSTKLQLMSPSSAPVLNFGTQFGGSIEAAQLARALSAVKYAASVADFQAVFRGVKLELADGHTRAVATDGFRLAYYDLKESTGLSSEVIVPARSVDELLRVLGDGEVKLALESGQLSVQHGNYSLNLKLMDGTFPDYERVIPKTFPVSITLEAGRLAEAVARVALMADKTTNNRVDLFVKGGELRITAEGSFGRSQEALPVLQEGTDPEIVLAYNSKYLTDALSPADGEVRLSFSGSNSAPSVVTDLGDNSYLAMVVPLRTS
- the dnaA gene encoding chromosomal replication initiator protein DnaA, with amino-acid sequence MAGKAQGMWDDVIARIRAEIPEVEFRTWFSQVSPHGIEDGAFVLGVPHSFARDWLRSNYSGVIEAALRDLGVEPPRVVFQVIGSQVIEQRDMFSAPPAPETPAGSVETRRPKLNPKYVFSHFVVGPNNNLAHAAARAVVEAPGHAYNPLFLYGESGLGKTHLMHAVGHAVFESRPDLQIEYVTTEAFTNDLITAIAERRMTQFRDRYRTVDLLLIDDIQFIAGKERTQEEFFHTFNALYESGKQLIVSSDRPPKDIPTLEKRLRSRFEWGLITDIQAPELETRIAILGMNAEYRGVKVPAEVIDYIARHVTSNIRELEGALVRAIVYASMNQSPLNRQTVARALSDVFAPGDINLTMPDILKRTAEHFGVKPDDVRGKGRRQELVVPRQVAMYLIRELTTHSYPEIGQYFADRDHSTVMYAVQKIEGVIQEEGDLSRAVRSLRESFV